A segment of the Trifolium pratense cultivar HEN17-A07 linkage group LG7, ARS_RC_1.1, whole genome shotgun sequence genome:
TTtcaaataaatgattttgaTAATATGTCTTCACAAATATGGAATTTGCATATACGTGAATTCATTACCATTCCAAAATCATTTCATACACCAGTCCTATAAATAGGATGAGCTTCTCATATTTTCAAACTACCGAAATCtctctaaaattaatttattttctttgagaGCTTTTACTACATAGTTTCAATtgtattaatttttagtttcaAATTGTTTTAATATACACTTTGGTGTAATATTCTTGTAATCTCTTTTTATATTGTATTAGGTGTGATCTCGAGGATTTCAAGAGAGGTGATATCTCTTGGTTTTTAGAGGCTCTTGCACAAGGGAGGTGATATCCCATTGTTTGTATTGAGAGTTCTCGGTTATTAAGGTTTTAAGCTAAGCCTGTTTTAAAAGCTTTGTTCTTTTTAGTGAAATCTCAAGGTGCTTTccttggggactggagtaggcTCATAGTTAGTTTTTGGCCGAACCAGGATAATTCTTGTGTCTTTTTCTATCACTTTTCTCTCTTTATTTCTTGCAATTTATCTTGTCTTTATTATCTGCACTATTACTTATTGGCTTgcattttatttacttttaaattcgagtactttgattttattctgttaaatctttttaaagtgtttttttaattaaaattctaatcactcaatttctttttaaagtATTTGAGTCTTTGAACTAGTGAACTTCAAATCAAATAAAGTTACTCGATTCAATTGTCCTCCCCCCTTGGAAAACGTGACAATTATAATACAGATTTAAAGCTATATATGCTTTTCATCCCAAAGATAACTTTTGTACATTTGGTGCTTAAGGTTTACAACCATTAATGAGTTTTCACCTATTAGCTTGATGTGAGGAGTTTCTTGGCATGGAGCTCACAATTAAGAGTGTCTCTATGACCAGATAAATAAGAGTTTGATCCATGccacttctattttttttaaagaaaaaaatatattaaatttcagCACAAGTTACATTGTTCATACTTGTCACAAATTTCAGGCTCTCAGGACTCTAGGTGTATTAGATATAATAAGCTCATTCACGAGCTTTTTATCTTGTTGAAGATATGGGTTTCAGAAAATGAgataagagaaaaaatgaaGAGTATAATATAACTATGATTGAAGATTTAATGATAATCAGACCATTCTTAAAGGTTAGCAATAACCACTATTTTATAGGGATACAAGACTCCTAATCATAGTTGAATAGGGAAACAGATATGATAGTAACTAAGTAATATAGAAACTAATCTTTTGAAACCATgttttcaaaaacaaacaaaaaaactagaAGGTACTATTAAAATGATTTTACCTGAACTTAATGTCCTCGAAATTGATATCTTTAACCGGTTCAAATCCCTCAGTGGATAGTGTGTGGCGTTTTACCTCCGGCACTAAAGGAAGTTGCAATAAGCCATGTCCCGTGGCTAATTTGCCAATTTCAAGTTCTTTCCACCTGTAAGAGTGAGAACAGTTCAACAATAAGAATGATGTTTCATCATTAAGTGACAGCAAAATCATGTCATCATTACTCACCTGAAAATATAAGAGCAGTGATGCTCTTTATAAGCACGAATGTAAGAAACAAAAGCCCTGACTCCCTTCTCCATGACATCACGATCTTTTGTTGCCGCAGAACGAATCTAAAACAAGTTTTGATTCATAAGTTTGTTATCAGGAAATTATTTCCATGTTGACTCTACCAGAACGCTATTAAGTAGTTCACATATCTAAAAACTATTATGACTATCCATTGATAGCCATAACAAAGGGACCCTCCTATTGCAACCATAAAACATGACAACACAAGAAATCAAGATAATAAAGGCCGAGAACAAACCTCAGGTACAACATCAGGTGCATTGTCGGAGCACATTCTCTCTTGAAGAGGAACTCCTCTTATACGCAAGAATTCTACATAAGATTCCTCCTGCACATTTTCATAGATTAATTtaccataaaaaatataaatttagagaatCTTATGCATTATTATCAAAGGGAACTACAACATGATACTTGTGGCAACACCTTTGGTAATAAGAAGACCACAGCATGCCCTTGTTTACCCAGCCGAGCAGTTCGACCAGACCTATGTACGAAAACATTTGGGTCTTGAGGAGGATCATACTGTGCAATAAGAGAGGatgtattaattaattgtattttattttgtataaagaTGTGTTCCAATGGTAAATATGAAGAAACAAGTAAAccacaaatttaaatttgacaAGAGAGAGAGGAAAGAAGATGAAACACAGTTGTCAATAGACAGTGGCATCTACATTGTCACAAATTTACCTGCACTATACAGTCTACACCAGGTATGTCTAGTCCACGTGCTGCAACATCCGTACACAGAAGAATTCCATTTGAAAGGGATGTAAAAGAAGTTAGTGCCTTCTCCCTGACAGACTGTATGtatggaaaaataaataaatataaacaattaaGTATATAAACAGTGAAGTTCGACAATAATAATGGATGGTAAGAAAAACAATGCTGATATATAGAATAATACACTTGAATATTGACAAATGCTTAGTTGCTAACAGTCAAACTTATACCTGCTTCATCTTTCCATGAAGGGGGATCAAGGAGAAGCCTTTCAAAACAGAAAGACGAGGAAGAACAACTCCCCAATAGTCAACACAAGCACAAGTCATATAATATCTGCATTAGGGACAAAATGGTGTTTTTAGTATGATAAGCTATTCATCTACTGCACAATTCTTACTATTGATTATTAACCTTGTGTAtcttacattataatttttttcgaGCGGTTCTTAACAAGGAAATCTACCAGCTGCGATGGTTTCTTATCCGCCTCACATTCCATGTACTGCAAGCTCAAAAGGAAAAGAAGAGGATAGTTATAAGAAAACGATGAACATAAACTATATTGTGCACCTATTAGCAATACATGAAACATATTATATGGATTATAATAAAAGTGCCAGCCAAAGACTCGCTTCTAAATTACATGTTAAAGTGTACTAGCAAATCTGGCATTCCTCATAGGTAATACCTCAATGTGAAGACCTGAAGGTATCTTTGAAGATTCTAGTTGCTTTGATGCAGCAGAATCATTCAATCTTTTTGTTTCAGCTCGAACTTCAACCCTAACAGGGTTCCTCAATCCTGCTTTGGCAAGCTCTTCCACAGCCTGAGTTTGAGTAGCAGAGAATAAGCCAGTTCTCCGAAGCTTAGGCAACTGAGTTATGATAGCATTTATTTGCTTCTGGAATCCCATATCCAATAGTCTATCAGCCTCATCCAAAATCAAAATCTGCAGCCacaatcacaattaaaattCTACTCCTAATAATACACAAATGCCACAGAATGCTGCAGAAATCATAAAACATGAAGCTAGCTACAGCATGAATTGAATATTATTGAGTACAAGATGATCAAAATCTGCAGCCACAATTACAATCAAAATCCTACTCCTGACTAATATTTTGTACGATACTCTCTAGTCGTTAAATCACATTGTGCGTTTATGCCAATCGATAATAACCAATAGTTAATAAAGGCAGTTTTGCAAAATTGTTACATTTATTCTTTTAATAATCTGCTATGTGAAACAACCATATACCTCAAAGCTTTTGAAATCCATAACATCCATCCTATTCATTATGTCATGTAATCGACCAGGCGTGGCGATCAATATGTTAGCTCcttcttcttcaattttctTCATATCAGTTTTTACTTCTACTCCGCCGACGAGTAGCATCGATGTAACATTAGTTAAACTTGAAATAAAAGGTTGTGCAACATGATATATTTGGGATGCTAGTTCCCTTGTAGGAGATATAATTATTCCCAATACCTACACAAAAAACGAAAAGATTCATAAACACGCACAAATTGAACATATTACAATAATTAACCTAAGCTtaataaataagtttaaatGAACACAGCTATAATAATTAATAGACGACGAAGAAACTCAACCTGGTGAGGTTTGGGATTGGAAGAGTTGCGGCGAAGAATTTCGACTAGTGGAATGACGAAAGCTAGGGTTTTTCCTGAACCAGTGGCGGCGTCGACGGCGACGTCTTTGAAGCTACAGAGTAAAGGAATGGTGGCGGCTTGAACGGGAGTGCAGAAATCGAAGCCGGAATGTGTGAGAGCTTGAAGAACGGGATCGGAAAGTGGAGGTTTGAGGTCGGAAAAACGAGTGGTGGTTAATGCTTTGTTAGGAAACTCGGAATCCATGGTTGTGTGCAACCTGTGCTACGGCGTTCGTTCAGTCTGTCCACCTTcgttttctgcttttaactgtAGCTTGTTTTAGGGCAATTTTAACAAGGAAAAATGGGATCCCTATTCTCTAACTTTATTCCGGGAAAGGCATGTAACTTTCCCAGTTTTTCACCGTTGGATGTATCAAGCGGTACAGAATTTGCCAGATGAAATCActgtttttcttctctttctttattAAAACAAATGAAGCTTTCCTGTTGCTGTTGTTGTGCTTGATGACCATATTAagagtattttctttttttgaacaattaagagtattttcttcttcaaaaagagtagtattttcttaaaatttatttattttttcactaaagtattttttttcggTCTTAAATGAAGTGGTAATCTAATAAAATTAAACTCAGGTAATTGTTAGATCCATGGTTTAAACTTGGATCACAACgtccggcctaacaatttcgacattttttgtCAGATGAACTAAAACTTATATGGGACGACTAAagtattttcttcaaatttgtaaactcaaatttatatttgtaaactcaattttattaaaaaaaaaaacattttttttattattatttagtgTCAAAATCTTATGGTCAGATGCTCTTAATTGCAAAattatgtcttgttttgattttagcacccaaaaacaaaaatttgattttagtccaTGCAAAATacaaaaacttttaaaaaggtcATTGAGGTGGATTTTTTGCTGACATCTCAAGTAGTTGATGATTTTGAAAATACTGACTAGGAGTTTTGATGACGTgaaattaacatgtcattttcatttaaaaatagaaaaaaggaaaataccATGTCAagagtttttataaaaaaaattgaaaaatagaaagatatattagattttaaagaaaaacaaaataaataaattctaaaatAGAAATAGGGAGGAATAGCGTCTTCAATTGCAATAGAGTAAGGAATGTGAAATTTGAACTTATAGCTTAGAAATTAATTCgtcatataataaaaaaatagtaagcGATATAACGCCAATTACCAAGCAAAAATAGGAGAGGGATTCGAAAGCGCTTAACCTACTTTTATATCTAATTTATGTCTCAGAACTCTTTTAaaaacaaagcgaatgcaaactATCTGATTCCTAAACGAAACTAGTCGCTTTGGCATGATCTTTGTGGATACGAACTCATTCACGTGAGAATTATTATTCGACGACAGACCGGTCTACTTGTCAGATTGCAGTCAAGCTCCATCATAccaattttaaaacataaaatctttaaaaaattagatgaaaaaacgaaaaaaattagaagattGAAATTAGAATAAATTTCATAGATCTAATTAGTTTTAATCAAGACTCCTCGTGTTGGAGAAAGACCTTTTTACGTATAATCCATAGATTAGAAATGAATCCAAGAAGAAAAATGAGATCTTAGAACATTTAAAATGAGACCTCCTTATGTGCTAGAGAGTCAGGATGACTTTGCTAGGCTATTGGGCAGAAAATTCCTGATGGTAACTAGATGGAATGGAAGTCTTTCTAGTTCGAAATCAATAAAATCTATTGGATGATACTTTGAGTATTGTAATCCGATGATATGCTTATAGCGATTTtgttggaaagagaaagtgtgtgaaaaaaaaatattggtgaattaaaataatagTATAATCGGAAAATAAGatgcaaaaatacattttcttaatttcttatttttttcctaaaaagtcaagtaatttgaaatagAGGGAGTATTAATTAAGTTTTCATATTTACAACTtactactccctccatcccaaattataagtgaaaaaataaaaatcacattatttttaaaaatcatattaCTACTCGCTCCCTCCATGCAACTTTCTTGAAAAAAGTTGCATGGAAAGATGTataaatgattttctttttatggttTATAACCCTCTAGTTCATAGGGGAAAGGGGTCCTAGTAGTTCAGAGTTCgaccgcgaggtaagtaaagtctagcCAATAAATTGTTCCACCTATGAATCAAATccgggttctcccgaaatccGTCTTTTTtagtgaagctcattaaccacttgagcccaatgacttggttgatatataaatgattttCATTGGCTATTGCTTATTGATAAAAgtggagagagagaaaataaaatgcaatttatatttaattttatgagaataagtagaaataattcttttttttgacataaggtagaaataattcttgaaaaagagaaattttggtttttttttctcttttaattcaggacaaaaaaattgaattttttcaccttataatttgggatagAGGGAGTATCAATTTAGTTattgagtttaattttagtCCCTAACATATTCTTTAAATGACTAATATAAatgaaattcaaataaaatttaacaaaattaaacacCTTTTATAATCACAAACTTAGTTAAAAAAGTGTCTTGCTAAAAATCGAAAATTGATTTGATGGTTTACCCAAGTAGTATAATTTTAGGAAATCATATCATattaatatcatatcatatcatatcatattcatatcatatcatatcatattcatatcatcatatcatatcatcatatcatatcatatcatatcatatcatatcatatcatatcatattataCTAAAAGATGGTAAACTTAGAAGTTCAAAATGGAAACCCTAATGAAACCCTAATTGAATTGGCCAATTGATGATCAATAACTTTGCATAATGTCCAATCATGTTTTGCCAATTTCATCCACTCATATGTTGCCAATTTTCATCCAATGATCATGTTCCATTTGCCTAGGTAGAAGGTCTTGTGCATCCAATGTATTGCTTAGATCATCATATGGAAACATGTATCATCATGCCATTTATGTATCAATCCCATGTGAATATGTCATGTATAGATTGGTCTATCATATCTTCCATGTATCCATGACCAATCAAGAAATCCTTCATCATCCATGTCATGTATGTCTAGCTTACCATCCAACCAAGTCACATTCACAAAGTCAATGTGTTATTGTAGGTTTCTTGGAAATTGTTGCTACTTCATTCACTTCTTTCACAAAGTCAACTATCACACTATGTGACAATTGTGTCTTGGTGATCACTCAAGAAGCTTTCACAAAGTCAATGTGTCATTGTAGGTTTCTTGGAAATTGTTGTTACTCAATTCACTTCTTTCACAAAGTCAACTATCACACTATGTGACAAATGTGCCTTGGTGATCACTCAATCTTCTTCAAGTCAAATGACACCCTAAGTGACAAGTGTAGTGCTTCTACTTCATTCTCTACTATCCATCCATGGTTTTGCATAATACCATTTGCTATGTTTCTCATGTCCTCATTGCATTGCAAGTGTGAGAATTTCATTAGTTTTAAAAGCTTCACTTAGCATCCATCTATCATCTTCACTTTCAAACACTCTATATAAACCCTTTTCAATCAATCAAATACACACTCTAGCTTAACCTTTCATCCACCACCCTCACTCTTATCCACACACACCACACAcatcaattttctctctctttcacaACCTACATCACATTAAATCTCCATCTTCTTCTCAAAATCACCACCATAACCACCactacctctctctctctctctctctctctctctctctctctctcacacacacacacacacacacacacatcaattttttctctccCTTTCACAACCAACATCACCttaaatcttcatcttcttcccaaAACCACCACCTCCACTACTTCTCTCTAACTTTCTCCATCTCCCCACCTCATTAACCTTTCTAATCTCTCATGGCTTTGAACCATCCCCTCTTCCACAATGATCCATAGTTATGCATACATTTCAAGATGCAAACCTATGAGTTTGAAGATCATAGTgcaaatgttttattttagtaGCAAGTTTGTATTTTTATCAACTTACCAAACTAAAGATCATCATGCATGAAGATAAATCAAACTTGCAACTTCAAATAGAGAAAAAAGATTGATGTATCACCATGAACAATTCTAAAATACAATAAGCTTCATCATATCAAGCAACCATGATCACACATGTAATGTGGAATactaaatagaaaaaaaaattcatctacCCAATAAATTTGCatgcaacattttttttttttggtgataaatTGCAGGCAACATTTTAATTAGCATCTAACATTTTCTTTTCTACACCTAAATATCATACCCACTAATTAATAGCAAAAACAATATAGTGCATGCAAGGAAGACTTCATCTGCATCATAATGATTGCAATGAGGATTAAATTTTTAGGAAGAGATAAAAATTATCGATGGCCAATTTTTTCTTCCCATTTTTAACAACCATATGGATATTTAGAGGTTGACCTAGCgcgcaaaaattaaaaaactctaCAAGTGGCGCACAGAGATTATAAACCTCTTTATGAGTGGCGTGAAAAAATTTTAAAGTTCTTTATAAGTAGCACGTAAAAATTATGAATCTCTCTATCAATGCTTGGAGGTCGAAGTATCACGCAAAAATTCTAAACCTTCTTATAAGTGGCGCGTAAAAGTTATAAACTTCTCTATCAATATTTCGATGTTAACCTAGCgcgaaaaaattaatttaaaaaaaaaactctctatAAGTAGCACACATAAATTATATCCTCTCTATGAGTATGCAAGCATGACCTCTCAATTATAAAAGACTTTGCCCCAAATtgttgtattatatatataatattttatgcaTAAAACCAAAGCCGTTGGATATTTATCCACCGGTTGctaaaaatatttcaacaacTTCACTATcaagagaaaacaaaattatcaaTATTTGAAGGTTGAAgtatacataaaaattataactctCTCTATACGTACTTAGAAGTTGATAATTTTTACTTAGAGATTTTAACTCTATAAGTGGCGGCACAAATTATAAACCTCGCTATCGGTATTTAGAGGTTGACTTGGCGcgcaaaaatttaaaaactctACAAGTGGCACGCACAAATTATAAACCTCTCTATCGATATTTAGAGGTTGACTTGGcgcacaaaaattaaaaaactctaCAAGTGGCGCGCAGAGATTATAAACCTCTTTATGAGTGGcgcgaaaaaaaaattataaaattcttTATAAGTAGCACGTAAAAATTACGAATCTCTCTATCAATGCTCGGAGGTCTAAGTATCACGCAAAAATTATAAACCTTCTTATAAGTAGCGCGTAAACATTATAAACTTCTCTATCAATATTTTGATGTTGACCTAGCGcggaaaaattaaaaaactctaCAAGTGGCGCGCAGAGATTATAAACCTCTTTATGAGTGGcgcgaaaaaaaaattataaaattcttTATAAGTAGCACGTAAAAATTACGAATCTCTCTATCAATGCTCGGAGGTCTAAGTATCACGCAAAAATTATAAACCTTCTTATAAGTAGCGCGTAAACATTATAAACTTCTCTATCAATATTTTGATGTTGACCTAGCgtgggaaaaaaaaatctctataaGTAGCACACATAAATTATATCCTCTCTATGAGTAGCGTGTACAAATTATAAATCTCTCTATCAATATTTGGAGGTTGAAGTATACACAAATATTATAACCCTCTCTATACGTACTTAGAGGTTGATAATTTTTACGTAAAAAATTGTAAACCTCTTTATAAGTAGCACGTAAATTATGAATCTCTCTATCAATACTCGAAGGTCGAAGTAtcgtgaaaaaattataaaccttTCTATAAGTAGAGGTTGAAGTATAAAcatttctattaaattttatacatgTCACAGGTCTTTGAAGGCTCAACTACAAAATTTGATGTGACTGAGCCATCCAACAATATGATAGTTCACTTTTGTATTGTACTTattatgatttgatttttaagtttgtttgcTCTTTTGGATGTAACCTTTCTATAAGTAGAGGTTGAAGTATAAAcatttctattaaattttatacatgTCACGGGTCTATGAAGGCTCAACTAGAAAATTTGATGTGACTGAGGATGTAACGATTATGCAATGTACTTCTTGATCCTATTATCAATGATTATatgaatgattttaaatttcatcATCTTAACGTACTACTCATGAAAAGATTTGACCAACTTAGTTTATATTATTTGAGATGCACATCTaaatattagaaaattaaaTCAAGTGTGCAGTGTGCTCTTAggcaaaaatttaattttatacatgTCATGGGTCTTGAAAGCTCCACTATAAAATTCGATGTGAT
Coding sequences within it:
- the LOC123894816 gene encoding DEAD-box ATP-dependent RNA helicase 18, translated to MDSEFPNKALTTTRFSDLKPPLSDPVLQALTHSGFDFCTPVQAATIPLLCSFKDVAVDAATGSGKTLAFVIPLVEILRRNSSNPKPHQVLGIIISPTRELASQIYHVAQPFISSLTNVTSMLLVGGVEVKTDMKKIEEEGANILIATPGRLHDIMNRMDVMDFKSFEILILDEADRLLDMGFQKQINAIITQLPKLRRTGLFSATQTQAVEELAKAGLRNPVRVEVRAETKRLNDSAASKQLESSKIPSGLHIEYMECEADKKPSQLVDFLVKNRSKKIIIYYMTCACVDYWGVVLPRLSVLKGFSLIPLHGKMKQSVREKALTSFTSLSNGILLCTDVAARGLDIPGVDCIVQYDPPQDPNVFVHRSGRTARLGKQGHAVVFLLPKEESYVEFLRIRGVPLQERMCSDNAPDVVPEIRSAATKDRDVMEKGVRAFVSYIRAYKEHHCSYIFRWKELEIGKLATGHGLLQLPLVPEVKRHTLSTEGFEPVKDINFEDIKFRDKSREKQRKKNLLVKKEAKEKEPKPKKPKKTPIVPTAMRKKTAKQRRAQQTVEDEEELTQEYRLLKKLKKGTIDENEYAKLTGTEDLL